One genomic segment of Streptomyces liangshanensis includes these proteins:
- a CDS encoding GuaB1 family IMP dehydrogenase-related protein, which produces MRFLNGQTPSYDLTYDDVFMVPGRSAVASRQDVDLAAPDGTGTTIPLVVANMTAIAGRRMAETVARRGGLVVIPQDIPIEVVAEVVSWVKTRHLVLDTPIVLSPSQTVGDALSLLPKRAHGAGVVVDADHRPVGIVTEHDLTGVDRFTQLSEVMSKDVLAIAADMDPREAFNALDGANRKLAPAVDADGRLAGILTRKGALRATLYTPAVDAAGKLRIAAAVGINGDVAGKARQLLDAGVDTLVVDTAHGHQESMLAAVRAVRALDPDVPVVAGNVVSADGVRDLIEAGADIVKVGVGPGAMCTTRMMTGVGRPQFSAVLECAAEARKHGKHVWADGGVRHPRDVAMALAAGASNVMIGSWFAGTYESPGDLQEASDGRLYKESFGMASARAVRNRTSEESAYDRARKAVFEEGISTSRMFLDPGRPGVEDLIDSIVAGVRSACTYAGAGSLGEFTDKAVVGIQSAAGYAEGKPLHASWG; this is translated from the coding sequence ATGCGTTTCCTCAACGGCCAGACGCCGTCCTACGACCTCACGTACGACGACGTGTTCATGGTCCCCGGCCGGTCGGCCGTCGCCTCCCGCCAGGACGTCGACCTCGCCGCCCCCGACGGCACCGGCACCACCATCCCGCTCGTCGTGGCCAACATGACCGCGATCGCGGGCCGCCGGATGGCCGAGACGGTCGCCCGGCGCGGCGGGCTCGTCGTCATCCCGCAGGACATCCCGATCGAGGTCGTCGCCGAGGTCGTGTCCTGGGTCAAGACCCGGCACCTCGTGCTGGACACCCCGATCGTCCTGTCGCCCTCCCAGACCGTCGGCGACGCCCTGTCCCTGCTGCCCAAGCGGGCGCACGGCGCGGGTGTGGTCGTCGACGCGGACCACCGTCCCGTCGGGATCGTCACCGAGCACGACCTCACCGGCGTGGACCGCTTCACGCAGCTCTCCGAGGTCATGTCCAAGGACGTGTTGGCGATCGCGGCGGACATGGACCCGCGCGAGGCGTTCAACGCGCTCGACGGCGCCAACCGCAAGCTGGCCCCCGCCGTGGACGCGGACGGGCGGCTCGCCGGGATCCTCACCCGTAAGGGCGCCCTGCGCGCCACCCTCTACACCCCTGCCGTCGACGCGGCCGGGAAGCTGCGGATCGCCGCCGCCGTCGGGATCAACGGCGATGTGGCCGGCAAGGCGCGGCAGTTGCTCGACGCCGGGGTCGACACGCTCGTCGTCGACACCGCGCACGGCCACCAGGAGTCGATGCTCGCCGCCGTCCGGGCCGTCCGCGCGCTCGACCCGGACGTGCCGGTCGTCGCGGGCAACGTCGTCTCCGCCGACGGCGTACGGGACCTGATCGAGGCGGGCGCGGACATCGTCAAGGTCGGTGTCGGCCCCGGCGCCATGTGCACGACGCGCATGATGACCGGCGTGGGCAGGCCGCAGTTCTCGGCCGTCCTGGAGTGCGCCGCCGAGGCCAGGAAGCACGGCAAGCACGTGTGGGCGGACGGCGGCGTACGGCACCCGCGCGACGTCGCCATGGCGCTCGCCGCCGGTGCCTCGAACGTGATGATCGGCTCGTGGTTCGCCGGGACGTACGAATCGCCGGGCGACCTCCAGGAGGCGTCCGACGGGCGGCTGTACAAGGAGTCCTTCGGCATGGCGTCCGCCCGCGCCGTACGCAACCGTACGAGCGAGGAGTCGGCCTACGACCGGGCGCGCAAGGCGGTGTTCGAGGAGGGCATCTCCACTTCCCGGATGTTCCTCGACCCGGGCAGGCCGGGCGTCGAGGACCTGATCGACTCGATCGTCGCCGGGGTGCGCTCGGCGTGCACCTACGCCGGGGCGGGCTCGCTGGGGGAGTTCACGGACAAGGCCGTCGTCGGGATCCAGAGCGCCGCCGGATACGCCGAGGGCAAGCCGCTGCACGCCAGTTGGGGCTGA
- a CDS encoding RNA polymerase sigma factor SigF, which produces MSATSVRHAARQDAATTEHALPYLERPADVAPKDAREISKLFFARLSELEEGTRDHQYARNTLIELNLSLVRYAAGRFRNRADQMEDIVQVGTIGLIKAIDRFELTREVEFATFAVPYIVGEIKRFFRDTSWAVHVPRRLQELRIDLARATDDLSQRLDRAPTTAELAEHLGLDEDEVIEGVVAGNGYTAGSIDLPSDDSSEASAPLSDRLGAPDAGLETAENVQALKPLLKELDDRERQILRMRFGDEMTQAEIGAELGVTQMHVSRLLSRITGRLRDGLLAVE; this is translated from the coding sequence ATGTCGGCGACGAGCGTCCGCCACGCGGCGCGGCAGGATGCCGCGACCACGGAGCACGCCCTTCCGTACCTGGAACGCCCGGCGGACGTGGCACCCAAGGACGCGCGGGAGATCTCGAAGCTCTTCTTCGCCCGGCTCTCCGAGCTGGAGGAGGGCACGCGCGACCACCAGTACGCGCGCAACACGCTCATCGAGCTGAACCTGTCGCTGGTGCGGTACGCGGCGGGCCGGTTCCGTAACCGCGCGGACCAGATGGAGGACATCGTCCAGGTCGGCACCATCGGCCTGATCAAGGCGATCGACCGGTTCGAACTCACCCGCGAGGTGGAGTTCGCGACCTTCGCCGTCCCGTACATCGTCGGCGAGATCAAGCGGTTCTTCCGGGACACCAGTTGGGCGGTGCACGTCCCGCGCCGGCTCCAGGAGCTGCGCATCGACCTCGCCCGGGCGACCGACGACCTGTCCCAGCGGCTGGACCGCGCGCCCACGACGGCCGAGCTGGCCGAGCACCTCGGGCTGGACGAGGACGAGGTCATAGAGGGCGTCGTGGCCGGCAACGGCTACACGGCCGGGTCGATCGACCTCCCGTCCGACGACTCCTCGGAGGCCTCCGCCCCGCTCTCCGACCGCCTCGGCGCCCCCGACGCGGGCCTGGAGACGGCGGAGAACGTCCAGGCGCTCAAGCCGCTCCTCAAGGAACTGGACGACCGCGAGCGCCAGATCCTGCGGATGCGCTTCGGCGACGAGATGACGCAGGCGGAGATCGGCGCCGAACTGGGCGTCACCCAGATGCACGTGTCCCGCCTGCTGTCCCGCATCACCGGCCGCCTGCGGGACGGCCTGCTCGCGGTCGAGTAG
- a CDS encoding Lrp/AsnC family transcriptional regulator, whose protein sequence is MRLNDLDERIVHALAEDARRSFADIGALVGLSAPAVKRRVDRLRAEGAITGFTVRVDPAALGWQTEGFIEIYCSRNTSPEAIHRGLERYPEIASASTVTGDADAIVQVFAADMRHFEQVLERIAGEPYVERTKSVLVLSPLLRRYSSGSPGAPGSPARHG, encoded by the coding sequence GTGCGACTCAACGATCTCGACGAACGCATCGTCCACGCCCTGGCCGAGGACGCCCGCCGTTCCTTCGCGGACATCGGGGCACTCGTCGGGCTGTCCGCCCCGGCCGTCAAGCGGCGGGTCGACCGGTTGCGGGCCGAGGGGGCGATCACCGGGTTCACCGTACGGGTGGACCCGGCCGCGCTCGGCTGGCAGACCGAGGGGTTCATCGAGATCTACTGCAGCCGCAACACCTCGCCCGAGGCCATCCACCGGGGCCTGGAGCGCTACCCGGAGATCGCGTCCGCCTCCACCGTCACCGGCGACGCCGACGCGATCGTCCAGGTCTTCGCCGCCGACATGCGCCACTTCGAGCAGGTGCTCGAACGGATCGCGGGCGAGCCGTACGTCGAGCGCACCAAGTCGGTGCTGGTGCTGTCGCCCCTGCTCAGGCGCTACTCGTCGGGGTCGCCCGGCGCCCCGGGTTCACCCGCCCGCCACGGTTAG
- a CDS encoding carbon-nitrogen hydrolase family protein gives MPSLRTALLQSSGRPGSVPGNLAVLDAAAGRAAAAGAGLLVCPEMFLTGYAIGDDVARLAEPADGASARAVAAIASRHGIAVAYGYPERDGERVFNAAQLVAPDGTRLADYRKTHLFGPFEREHFSAGDRPVVQAELGGLRLGLLICYDVEFPENVRAHALAGTDLLLVPTAQMHPFEFVAESVVPVRAFENQMYVAYVNRTGQEGAFEFVGLSSLAGPDGTTRARAGRGEELVLGEADPALLTASRAANPYLLDRRPGLYTSLG, from the coding sequence ATGCCGTCGCTCCGTACCGCCCTGCTCCAGAGCTCCGGCCGGCCCGGTTCCGTCCCCGGCAACCTCGCGGTGCTCGACGCGGCGGCGGGCCGGGCCGCGGCGGCCGGGGCCGGGCTGCTGGTGTGCCCCGAGATGTTCCTGACCGGGTACGCGATCGGCGACGACGTGGCCCGGCTGGCCGAGCCCGCCGACGGGGCGAGCGCCCGCGCCGTGGCCGCGATCGCCTCGCGGCACGGGATCGCCGTGGCCTACGGCTACCCCGAGCGCGACGGCGAGCGGGTCTTCAACGCGGCCCAGCTCGTCGCCCCCGACGGCACGCGGCTCGCCGACTACCGCAAGACCCACCTCTTCGGGCCCTTCGAGCGTGAACACTTCAGCGCCGGTGACCGGCCCGTGGTCCAAGCCGAGCTGGGCGGGCTCCGGCTCGGGCTCCTGATCTGCTACGACGTCGAGTTCCCGGAGAACGTCCGGGCCCACGCCCTCGCCGGCACCGACCTGCTGCTGGTGCCCACGGCGCAGATGCACCCCTTCGAGTTCGTCGCCGAATCCGTCGTACCGGTCCGGGCGTTCGAGAACCAGATGTACGTGGCGTACGTGAACAGGACCGGCCAGGAAGGCGCGTTCGAGTTCGTCGGACTGAGCAGCCTGGCCGGCCCCGACGGGACGACCCGGGCGCGCGCCGGGCGCGGCGAGGAACTGGTCCTCGGCGAGGCCGACCCGGCGCTGCTGACCGCGTCCCGCGCGGCCAATCCGTACCTGCTGGACCGCCGCCCCGGGCTGTACACCTCGCTCGGCTGA
- a CDS encoding flavin monoamine oxidase family protein has translation MTVPTAVEHVEPAQPPITMFGPDFPFAYDDFLKDPAGLGRIPESAYGAEVAVIGGGVSGLVAAYELMKMGLRPVVYEADRLGGRLRTVGFEGCDPALTAEMGAMRFPPSSTALQHYIDLVGLETRPFPNPLAAGTPSTVVDLKGESHYARTIDDLPQVYRDVMTAWNTCLEEGADFSDMNRALRERDVPRIREIWARLVEKLDNQTFYGFLCDSPAFKSFRHREIFGQVGFGTGGWDTDFPNSILEILRVVYTEADDHHRGIVGGSEQLPLRLWADAPETMAHWPAGTSLKSLHADGEPRPAVTRLHRTAGNRVTVTDASGRIRTYRAAIFTAQSWLLLSKIACDDSLFPIDHWTAMERTHYMESSKLFVPVDRPFWRDEARDDQGRPTGRDVMSMTLTDRMTRGTYLLENGPDEPAVICLSYTWCDDSLKWLPLSAEERMEVMLSSLREIYPRVDIRRHIIGSPVTVSWENEPYFMGAFKANLPGHYRYQRRLFTHFMQDRLPADKRGIFLAGDDISWTAGWAEGAVQTALNAVWGVMNHFGGGTDPANPGPGDVFDAIAPVELPED, from the coding sequence ATGACGGTGCCCACCGCTGTCGAGCACGTAGAGCCGGCGCAGCCGCCGATCACCATGTTCGGACCCGACTTCCCCTTCGCGTACGACGACTTCCTCAAGGACCCGGCCGGCCTCGGCCGGATACCGGAGAGCGCGTACGGCGCGGAGGTCGCCGTCATCGGCGGCGGGGTCTCCGGCCTCGTCGCCGCGTACGAACTGATGAAGATGGGGCTGCGACCGGTGGTGTACGAGGCCGACCGCCTCGGCGGCCGGCTCCGTACCGTCGGCTTCGAGGGCTGCGACCCGGCCCTCACCGCCGAGATGGGCGCGATGCGCTTCCCGCCGTCGTCCACCGCGCTCCAGCACTACATCGACCTGGTGGGCCTGGAGACCCGGCCCTTCCCCAACCCGCTGGCCGCGGGCACCCCGTCGACGGTCGTCGACCTCAAGGGCGAGTCCCACTACGCGAGGACCATCGACGACCTCCCGCAGGTCTACCGCGACGTGATGACCGCCTGGAACACCTGCCTGGAGGAAGGCGCCGACTTCTCCGACATGAACCGGGCCCTGCGGGAGCGCGACGTGCCGCGCATCCGGGAGATCTGGGCGCGGCTGGTGGAGAAGCTCGACAACCAGACCTTCTACGGCTTCCTCTGCGACTCGCCCGCCTTCAAGTCCTTCCGCCACCGGGAGATCTTCGGCCAGGTGGGCTTCGGCACCGGCGGCTGGGACACCGACTTCCCCAACTCGATCCTGGAGATCCTGCGGGTCGTCTACACCGAGGCGGACGACCACCACCGCGGCATCGTGGGCGGCAGCGAGCAGTTGCCGCTGCGGCTCTGGGCGGACGCGCCGGAGACGATGGCGCACTGGCCGGCCGGCACCTCGCTGAAGTCGCTGCACGCGGACGGCGAGCCGCGCCCCGCGGTGACCCGGCTGCACCGGACCGCGGGCAACCGCGTCACGGTCACGGACGCGTCGGGCCGGATCCGTACGTACCGTGCCGCGATCTTCACCGCCCAGTCCTGGCTGCTGCTCTCCAAGATCGCCTGTGACGACTCGCTCTTCCCGATCGACCACTGGACGGCGATGGAGCGCACCCACTACATGGAGTCGTCCAAGCTGTTCGTGCCGGTCGACCGGCCGTTCTGGCGCGACGAGGCGCGTGACGACCAGGGGCGGCCCACCGGGCGGGACGTGATGTCGATGACCCTCACGGACCGGATGACGCGCGGTACGTACCTGCTGGAGAACGGTCCTGACGAGCCGGCCGTCATCTGCCTCTCGTACACCTGGTGCGACGACAGCCTCAAGTGGCTGCCGCTGTCGGCCGAGGAGCGGATGGAGGTCATGCTCAGCTCGCTGCGCGAGATCTACCCGCGGGTCGACATACGGCGGCACATCATCGGCAGTCCGGTGACGGTGTCCTGGGAGAACGAGCCCTACTTCATGGGCGCGTTCAAGGCGAACCTGCCCGGTCACTACCGTTACCAGCGGCGGCTGTTCACGCACTTCATGCAGGACCGGCTGCCCGCGGACAAGCGGGGGATCTTCCTGGCCGGGGACGACATCTCGTGGACGGCGGGGTGGGCCGAGGGCGCCGTCCAGACCGCGCTGAACGCGGTGTGGGGAGTCATGAACCACTTCGGCGGCGGTACGGATCCCGCGAACCCGGGGCCCGGTGACGTGTTCGACGCGATCGCGCCGGTCGAGCTGCCGGAGGACTGA
- a CDS encoding alginate lyase family protein — protein sequence MSGTPRRRLRTLIAAAFTAAAVLVPAASSSAAPAVPATPVIDGKRLQQARIALDKGDPALRKAVKSLTAQADSWLGQGPWTVVDKPRPAPSGDPHDYLSQAPYWWASQPRTAENPWGCPYVQRDGERNPEVDTGTDRPDLGKVFNSTTTLSLAWYYTGDKKYSQQAAKVLRAWFVDPATRMNPNLNHGQFIPCKYDGRAIGIIDFSQQFSSVLDALAILDTGAPGWTKSDRDGMRAWNKSFLGWLVDSPFGKEESAAKNNHGTFMDLQVASLALATGDKALARKIVLDARAKRIDPQIAADGSQPQELARTRSWHYSTFDLVAYTRLAAIGKQVGVDLWAYRGPQGQSLFKAVDYLLPAATGAAAWPHPELEFYRYAASDVVHAAADAGDSKARAAVPRLQAPPAGDLWALRPAAEQLDSIAG from the coding sequence ATGAGCGGAACCCCCCGAAGGCGCCTGAGGACCCTGATCGCCGCCGCGTTCACCGCCGCGGCCGTCCTGGTCCCCGCCGCCTCCTCCTCCGCGGCCCCCGCCGTCCCCGCCACCCCGGTGATCGACGGGAAGCGGCTCCAACAGGCCCGTATCGCCCTGGACAAGGGCGACCCCGCCCTCAGGAAGGCGGTCAAGTCCCTGACCGCACAGGCCGATTCGTGGCTCGGGCAGGGCCCCTGGACCGTGGTCGACAAGCCGAGGCCGGCGCCGAGCGGCGATCCGCACGACTACCTCAGCCAGGCGCCGTACTGGTGGGCGTCCCAGCCGAGGACGGCCGAGAACCCGTGGGGTTGTCCGTACGTGCAGCGCGACGGCGAGCGCAATCCCGAGGTCGACACGGGCACCGACCGCCCCGACCTCGGGAAGGTGTTCAACTCGACCACCACGCTCAGCCTGGCCTGGTACTACACGGGCGACAAGAAGTACTCCCAGCAGGCGGCCAAGGTGCTGCGCGCCTGGTTCGTCGATCCGGCGACGCGGATGAACCCCAACCTGAACCACGGGCAGTTCATCCCCTGCAAGTACGACGGCCGGGCGATCGGCATCATCGATTTCAGCCAGCAGTTCAGCAGCGTGCTGGACGCGCTCGCGATCCTCGACACGGGCGCGCCCGGTTGGACGAAGAGCGACCGCGACGGAATGCGCGCCTGGAACAAGAGCTTCCTCGGCTGGCTGGTCGACTCGCCCTTCGGCAAGGAGGAGTCGGCGGCCAAGAACAACCACGGCACCTTCATGGACCTCCAGGTGGCGTCCCTCGCGCTGGCCACCGGCGACAAGGCGCTCGCGCGGAAGATCGTCCTCGACGCGCGCGCCAAGCGGATCGATCCGCAGATCGCGGCCGACGGCAGCCAGCCGCAGGAGCTGGCCCGGACCCGCAGCTGGCACTACTCGACCTTCGACCTGGTCGCCTATACCCGGCTCGCCGCCATCGGCAAGCAGGTCGGCGTGGACCTCTGGGCCTACCGGGGGCCGCAGGGGCAGAGCCTGTTCAAGGCCGTCGACTACCTGCTGCCCGCCGCCACCGGGGCCGCCGCCTGGCCCCACCCCGAGCTGGAGTTCTACCGGTACGCGGCCAGCGACGTCGTCCACGCGGCGGCCGACGCCGGGGACAGCAAGGCCCGCGCGGCCGTCCCGCGACTCCAGGCACCGCCCGCCGGCGACCTCTGGGCGCTGCGGCCCGCCGCGGAACAGCTCGACTCGATCGCGGGCTAG
- a CDS encoding acyl-CoA thioesterase, with protein sequence MTAGTRPTTDPVEFGVLIPVTVYFDDFDPMGLLHNSRYPVLVERAWVTYWERHGFGGRKFVAAEGDEFNVVKDLHIVFDQALNQVGEYAVHLWLEPLGRTSATAGFRVCSADGSVTYAHGTRTVIRLDPTTLRPVAWSDHVRALSATMLRPESDR encoded by the coding sequence ATGACCGCTGGCACCCGGCCCACCACCGACCCTGTCGAGTTCGGCGTCCTCATCCCGGTGACCGTGTACTTCGACGACTTCGACCCGATGGGCCTGCTCCACAACAGCCGCTACCCGGTGCTGGTGGAGCGGGCCTGGGTCACCTACTGGGAGCGCCACGGATTCGGCGGCCGGAAGTTCGTCGCCGCCGAGGGCGACGAGTTCAACGTCGTCAAGGACCTGCACATCGTGTTCGACCAGGCCCTGAACCAGGTGGGGGAGTACGCCGTACACCTGTGGCTGGAACCACTGGGCCGCACGTCGGCCACCGCCGGCTTCCGCGTCTGCTCGGCCGACGGCTCGGTGACGTACGCCCACGGCACCCGTACGGTGATCCGCCTCGACCCCACGACCCTGCGCCCCGTCGCCTGGAGCGACCACGTCAGGGCGCTGTCCGCGACGATGCTGCGCCCGGAGTCGGATCGCTGA
- a CDS encoding MFS transporter — MTTETIHDKARLRQARRAVMAVFCVHGAVTGSFATRIPWIQDHAGISAGQLGLALAFPAIGASLAMPLAGAISHRLGARTALRGLLALWTLSLILPSLMPNLYVLCLALFVYGATSGMADVAMNALGVEVENRLDKSIMSGLHGMWSLGALIGSAAGTVAAHLGTDARLHHLVAALVLTALGLLACRRVLDVRSAPDAEAPPHFALPPRSALLIGAVGFCAVFAEGASLDWSAVYLRDVLDTSAGVAAASTTAFALTMTVARLAGDRVVDRFGAVRTVRTGGALALTGGVLVVLAPHPLVAMGGFGLLGLGVAVVVPLAFAAAGRSGPNPSQAIAGVATITYTSGLIAPSAIGAVADATSLVVSFGLVTLLALGLIAGAGVLRTGDRRPAGPGDPAQDAASGLSDPAPGAASAVSDPTPGAASSRTAP, encoded by the coding sequence ATGACGACCGAGACGATCCACGACAAGGCGAGGTTGCGGCAGGCGCGGAGGGCCGTGATGGCGGTCTTCTGCGTGCACGGCGCCGTGACCGGCAGCTTCGCCACCCGTATCCCCTGGATCCAGGACCACGCCGGGATCAGCGCGGGCCAGCTCGGCCTGGCGCTCGCGTTCCCCGCGATCGGCGCGTCGCTCGCGATGCCGCTGGCCGGGGCGATCAGCCACCGCCTCGGGGCCCGCACGGCGCTGCGCGGGCTGCTGGCGCTGTGGACGCTGTCCCTGATCCTGCCGTCGCTGATGCCGAACCTGTACGTGCTGTGCCTGGCGCTGTTCGTGTACGGCGCGACGTCGGGCATGGCGGACGTCGCGATGAACGCGCTCGGGGTGGAGGTCGAGAACCGCCTCGACAAGTCGATCATGTCCGGCCTGCACGGCATGTGGTCGCTGGGCGCGCTGATCGGCTCGGCCGCCGGGACCGTGGCCGCCCACCTGGGCACGGACGCGCGGCTGCACCACCTGGTCGCCGCGCTGGTGCTGACCGCTCTCGGCCTGCTCGCCTGCCGGCGGGTCCTGGACGTGCGCAGCGCGCCGGACGCCGAGGCGCCCCCGCACTTCGCGCTGCCGCCGCGCTCGGCGCTGCTGATCGGGGCGGTCGGGTTCTGCGCGGTCTTCGCGGAGGGCGCCAGTCTCGACTGGTCCGCGGTCTATCTCCGGGACGTGCTGGACACCTCGGCCGGGGTCGCCGCCGCGTCGACCACGGCCTTCGCCCTCACCATGACCGTGGCGCGGCTGGCGGGCGACCGGGTGGTGGACCGGTTCGGGGCGGTACGGACGGTCAGGACCGGGGGCGCGCTCGCCCTGACCGGCGGGGTCCTGGTGGTCCTGGCGCCCCATCCGCTGGTCGCCATGGGCGGCTTCGGGCTGCTGGGGCTGGGCGTGGCGGTGGTCGTGCCGCTCGCCTTCGCGGCGGCCGGGCGCAGCGGGCCGAACCCGAGCCAGGCCATCGCGGGCGTCGCGACGATCACGTACACGTCGGGGCTGATCGCCCCCTCCGCGATCGGGGCGGTCGCCGACGCGACGTCCCTGGTGGTCTCCTTCGGCCTGGTGACCCTGCTCGCCCTCGGCCTGATCGCGGGCGCCGGGGTGCTGCGTACGGGCGACCGGCGGCCGGCCGGCCCCGGCGATCCGGCTCAGGACGCGGCGTCGGGCCTCAGCGATCCCGCTCCGGGCGCGGCGTCGGCCGTCAGCGATCCGACTCCGGGCGCAGCATCGTCGCGGACAGCGCCCTGA
- a CDS encoding ROK family transcriptional regulator, giving the protein MAASPSTARAINDRLALRLLQQEGPLTAGQLKTMTGLSRPSVADLVERLQGSGLVHVVGETGDRRRGPNARVYGIVADRAHLAALDVRTHSVSVVVSDLLGATLAEASQPIDGDTPTEPAVERAAALLERTAREAGAVRLHSVGIGAPGLVDPVSGELRETSGLPAWHRRLVAALHERLPATVLVENETNLAALAEQRLGAARGQDTFVLLWLGHGVGAAVMLDGRLRRGASGGAGEIGFLPVPGTSQLPSALACDGGFHTLAGSAAVCELGERHGLTPDPRPEELPAAAYVRAALAAERKGEPFLVALAERLAIGAAAVSAVIDPGRVVLAGEVGHAGGPALAARVEERLAAMTPLRTEVRAGTLGGAAVLRGALLTARDAAQDALFAPGAGDPVTAH; this is encoded by the coding sequence ATGGCCGCATCCCCGAGCACCGCCCGTGCCATCAACGACCGCCTCGCGCTCCGACTCCTCCAGCAGGAGGGCCCGTTGACCGCCGGACAGCTCAAGACGATGACCGGGCTCTCCCGCCCCTCCGTCGCCGATCTGGTCGAACGGCTCCAGGGATCCGGGCTCGTCCACGTCGTCGGGGAGACCGGAGACCGCCGGCGCGGACCCAATGCCCGGGTGTACGGGATCGTCGCCGACCGCGCCCATCTCGCCGCGCTCGACGTGCGCACCCACAGCGTGTCCGTCGTGGTCTCCGACCTGCTGGGCGCGACCCTCGCCGAGGCCTCCCAGCCCATCGACGGCGACACCCCCACCGAACCGGCCGTCGAGCGGGCCGCCGCCCTCCTCGAACGCACCGCCCGCGAGGCCGGGGCCGTCCGCCTGCACAGCGTCGGCATCGGCGCGCCGGGACTGGTCGACCCGGTCAGCGGCGAACTGCGCGAGACCAGCGGCCTGCCCGCCTGGCACCGCAGGCTCGTCGCGGCCCTGCACGAGCGGCTGCCGGCCACCGTCCTGGTGGAGAACGAGACGAACCTCGCCGCCCTCGCCGAACAACGCCTCGGCGCGGCCCGCGGCCAGGACACCTTTGTCCTGCTCTGGCTCGGCCACGGCGTCGGCGCGGCCGTCATGCTCGACGGCCGGCTCCGCAGAGGCGCCTCCGGCGGCGCCGGCGAGATCGGCTTCCTGCCCGTGCCCGGCACCTCGCAGCTGCCCTCCGCGCTCGCCTGCGACGGCGGCTTCCACACCCTGGCCGGCTCGGCGGCCGTCTGCGAACTGGGCGAACGCCATGGCCTGACCCCCGACCCCCGGCCCGAGGAACTCCCCGCGGCCGCCTACGTACGCGCCGCCCTGGCCGCGGAGCGGAAGGGCGAACCGTTCCTCGTCGCCCTGGCCGAACGGCTGGCCATCGGGGCGGCGGCGGTCAGCGCCGTCATCGACCCCGGCCGGGTCGTCCTGGCCGGCGAGGTCGGCCACGCGGGCGGCCCCGCCCTCGCCGCCCGCGTCGAGGAACGCCTCGCGGCCATGACCCCGCTGCGTACGGAGGTCAGGGCCGGGACCCTGGGCGGCGCGGCGGTCCTGCGGGGCGCCCTGCTCACTGCGCGCGACGCGGCCCAGGACGCCCTGTTCGCGCCGGGCGCCGGGGATCCGGTGACCGCGCACTGA